A stretch of DNA from Blastopirellula marina:
GCGGCAAGACCATCTCAGCGTCCCAAGGTGGGAGAATCTGGTCCGCTAGTTCGATCAGGGTTACCTGAAGTCCCCGACGAACCAAGTTTTCAGCCACTTCGATACCGATAAAACCGGCCCCGACAATTACGGCACGCTTTGCATCCGAAGTTGCCAACTCACGCATGCGATCGGCATCATTTAGATCGCGTAAAGCAACGATGCGTTCGCTGTTGATTCCTGGAATGGGTGGCCGAAACGGTGAAGCCCCAGTGGCGATGATCAACTTGTCGTACGACTCCACGTACTCTTCGCCTGATTCGAGATTTTTTACGGTCACTTCTTTCGCGGACCGATCAATTTGGGTGGCCTCAGAACGGACGCGAACGTCGAGTCGGTGCCGTTCCTTCAGCATCTTGATTGGAGCGACCAACAAGCTATCTCGCTTCTCAATCTCACCACCGACGAAATAAGGAAGGCCACAGTTCGCGAATGAGGGATAGCCTCCCTTCTCCAAAACAACGATCTCGGCGTCTTCTCCGAGCCGTCGTGCCCTTGCTGCGGCGGAAGCCCCGCCGGCAACTCCACCAATGATGACGATTTTCATGACGTTCCCCCAATATCATCCTGAATAGCAAACACGCTTATCGTGTCGAATCGTTCAACGAGGCTTCCATGCTCTACTTTGCCAGTGGAACGTAGGCGTAACCATCGGCCTGCAGGTTCACACTCGCCGTGAATGCGGAAACGGCCGTATCGACAAACACAACCACGTCGTCCGGACTTTTCCCTTTGGCGCTGAGCGTTTGACCACAAACATACATCTCGACACCAGCGTGGTGAAGATCACGTAGCAGTTCTAAGTTGGGATTTTTCTCGGTCTTGAATTCGGCGTTGTAGACCGCTTCATTCAATACATCCAGGGTCGCGCCACCATGAAACACCAAAGCGATGTTCGCATCAACTTTTTCTTTGCCAGCTCCGGCGTAGATATTGACATAGCGAGCCACCTTCTCGATAGCCGGATTCAGCTTATCGGGATCGCTTGAGGCCGTTACGTCGACCATAATCTTCGTCCCTGGTCGTGGTTGCTGAGTGGCGGTAGGTAGTTGGTAGACCCCACCATGTCCTTGAATTGCAGGGAAGACGGTCTCTGTCTTAACGGCCCCATCCTTGCCCGGCACGGGATGGTTTTTCATCGCTTCCTGGAATCCATCGTTGACGAACTTGGAAACGACCATGGCATGAGCTTGGATCAGTTTCACAACGTAGGGATCATCCGACGTTTCGGTAACTTTGACACCGCTTTTCGTCTTCTCGACGTTCATTTTGATCTTGTCGGTGTGACGGAAGATCTCTGCGAACAGTGGATCACGGCGTCGGATGGGGTTCGTTTTTTCGATCCGAACCTCCATCCAATGCACGTGTTCTTTGATCTTCGCGGCAACTTTCGGATCGTCCGATTCCGTCAATGTTTCGACGCCATTAGGAAGTTCCTTCACAGTCCGCTCGATCTTGGTGTGATTCTCGAGCAAATAATGAAAGACCTCCATATCTTCAGCTTGGCGAGCATCAGGCCCATGACCGCCGCCTGGGCCGCGACCAGGACCACCGCCAGGTCCGCCTCCGCGACCTCCTCGGAAACCTTGTGCATCTACGGAAGAGCACCAACCAACCGAACTAATCACTAAAGCAGCTACCAGTAGCCGAAACATTGCCAGGGTCCTTTCCAAAAATCTCGTTATCGTGAACGAAATCAGCCGGCCGAAGGCGAAGACATATGCTTCGCGATGTAGGCTGATTCCCCCATTCGTTTAATCAAGTCAAGTTGCAATTCCAGCCAAGACATGTGCCCTTCTTCATCGAGTACAATGCTTTCAAATAACGACCGTGTTCCGATGTCGGAATCTGCGGCCGCTTGCTGCGAGGCCTTCGTGTAAAACTCGATCGCCTCTTTCTCATCTGCCAGATCGGACTCAAACACATCGGTCAGAGTCTCTGCGCGCTTAGGCGTCTTTTGAAGGGTCATCTGGGGGTCACCTTTAAGGAACAAAATCCGTTCCAGGTACTTTTCCGAGTGACCGAGTTCTTCATGCATCTCTTCCCGCATACGTGCAGCCAGCAGGTCGAGTCCCCAGTCATCCATCACTGCCGCATGTAGCTGGTATTGGTGACAGGCAGTCAATTCCATCGAAAGTGCTGCTTGCAGATTCTCGATCGATTTGGACTTAGACATCGTTGGTTCTCCTCACAATTCGTGTTGTTGTTGGTCGTTCCCGTGAAGTGAACGTCGACTAGGCTCGACCTTTAAGCATGCCGTGCCAGTACAACGCAGGTAGCCCGAACTTTTTCAACATCAACATGCTGAAGCGTTCCTGGCCCTGATCAAAGGGAAACGTTTCTGCCGGCTGACCGTCGTAGTCGAACTCGGCTAAGACCAAACTATCATATCCGGTGACCACCGGGCATGAGGTGTATCCGTCGTAACTTGCGGTGAGAGGTTCGTGATGCATCTCGGCGAGTAAGTTCTTCACTAAAACCGGAGCTTGCTTGCGTATCGCGGCACCCGTTTTGGAAGTTGGCAAACTAGAAGCATCACCTAGACTGAACACATTCGAGAAACGCGTATGTTGGAGCGAATACTTATCGACATCGACCCAACCTGCCTCACTTGCCAACTCGCTATTTGCGACAAAGTCCGGCGCGCCCATCGGTGGTGTCACATGGATCATGTCGTACTTGATGACGATCTCTTCATCCGTATCCATGTGCCGGTAAATGGCTTCCTTCGAGGCGGAACGGACTTCGGTTAGGTTATGCCGGAAACGTGTATCGACACCCTTGCGCGCGGCAACCTTCTCGAGAACTTCTCGATACTTTTCAACCGCAAACAACCTCGGCCCAGCGGTGGTGAACATCACATGAATCTTGTCTCGCACGCCAGTGAGACGGAAGTGATCTTCGGCGAGATAACAGATCTTCTGTGGTGCGCCGCCGCACTTGACCGCCCCTGCTGGTTGCGTAAATAGCGCGGTCCCTTCTTTCAGGGCCCTGATGAACTTCCACGTACTGCCAACCGTGTTGATCGAGTAGTTGCTGCAAACGCCATCCTTGCCAACCGATTCCTTGAGACCTTTCACTTTGTCCCAGTTGATTTGAATGCCTGGGGCGACAACCAGGTATTCATAAGAAATCGTCGTGCCGTCTCGGGTGGTGAGTTGATTTTCATTCGGCTGGAACGCAACGACCGCATCTTTAATCCACTTCACCCCATACGGAATGACATCGACTTCATTTCGGCCAGATTCTTCCGGTCGGAAAATGCCCCCACCTACCAACGTCCATAAAGGTTGGTAATAGTGCTTTTCGGAAGGCTCAATCACCGCGATATCGAGCGATGGGTCTGCGTTGTGAAGTCGAGCAGCAACCGTGATTCCTGCCGTCCCTCCACCCACGATGAGAATTTGATGATGGCTCATGAGATCGCTCCTTACGACTTAGAGGGGGTAGTGGTAGGACAAGCCTTGGGATGGTGCTGCTCGAGCAGTGTGCCGAAACATTTGCCAAACTGAACCGCGAACGCCAATGCACGCTGCGTACTGGGATCTCGGGAAGCCCCGAGAAGACCAAACAGTCCCATGCGTTCGGGAACCGGATGTTCGCAGCTTCCTTGTCGACAGCTTGAAAGCGCGCTGCCCGCAAGCCCGACCGTTTCGACGGAGAACTCGCTCAACACGTCTGAACGCAACAGGTAGCCGAGTCGATCAAGCTCATCTCGTTGGATTTGGCCGCCCAGGTAAAGTGCCGCGTGCAGACCGTTCTTGAGGCTTTGCTCAAGATCGATCCCATCCTTCTTAAGATCTCTCGCCCATTCATCGATGACGTCGGTCGCGATCGCCGCCAGATTGGGAAGCTCGTCAGACATCTCCACGGCTTGTTGAATCTTGGGAAGATGATTGGCGAGAACCTGCAGCGCTTTCATGTTCCGCGGTTCAGTCAATTGCTTGACGATCGAAAGCACATCCGCGACGCGCTGCTGAAGATCGATTCCTTCTTCGGCTGCCTGCCGAGCTAAGCTATCGAAAAGATCTGTGGCAATTGCCAGCAGATTCGGCACTTCACCGGTCATGGCCAACATCTTGTCGAGATCTTCGGCTCGGTCGAGCAGGCGATGAAGCATCTCCTGCGTCTCTGGCTGATTGAGTCGATCGGCGACCGTCATCGAACGTTCGCTTGTCTGCACATCGCTCATGGGAACCTCACTTTCCTTCGTTAAGCATGTTGTTCAGACTTCACGACACATTCACGGTATCGGTTTGCACGGTCGGCAAGCCTGCCGATGTCCAAGCCGTATAGCCTCCCTTGAGGTTGATCACATTCTTGAGTCCGGCTGCTTGCAGCACACTGACGCCAATTGCCGAGCGAGCACCACTTCGACATTGAACGACCACCTTCTGATCGGACGATATTTCCTGAGACGATTTCGGTAAACTTCCTAGGAAGTGGTGCGTTGCGTCCGCGATGTGCCCGGCATTCCATTCGGCATCGGTTCGAACATCGATCAATTCGACACTGCCGTTGCTCAACGCGTCAGCAAGTTCCGACGCCTCCATCGACTCGTATGTTTCGGTCAGGAGGCCCGCCGATTTGACGTCTTCTCGTAGGACGTATTCGCGGATGTCTTCGACGCCGATTTTCGAGAGGATCATCGCGGCTTGATCGATTTGATCTTTCTCACCAATCAGGTAGGTCGGACGATCGTAATCGACCAACCAGCCAGCCCAGGCTCCGAGCATGTTGCTAGGGATGTTGATCGTCCCCGGAACGTGACCTTGAGCGAAAACGCTGGATGGTGCCAGGTCGACGACCGTTCCCTTCGTGGTCGCATCGGTTATCGTGGAAGCCTCGACTTGAGGCACCATAGCCCCTTCACCCAGTACACGAGGTCCCTCCTTATTCACCCGCTTCATGACCGCAAAGTACGTGGGCGTTTCCGGTTGATCGGCGAGGATGTAGTCAACGAACTCCGCTTCATCGGTATACTGTAGACCAGGATTGAACAGTTTTTCGTAACCGACCGTCGAGGAAGGAATTGCCCCCAGTCCTTTTCCGCATGCGCTGCCAGCACCATGTGCTGGCCAGACTTGCAGGTAATCAGGAAGCTCTTTGAACTTCTCCAACGAGATGAACAGGTCTTTCGCACCTGCCCTGGCTGTATCCATGATCCCCGCTGCTTTCTCTAGCAAATCAGGACGGCCGACCGAATTCACAAACACGAAATCACCTGTGAAGATCCCCATCGGCTTGTTGGCACCGCCACCTTGGTCGGTAAGCACAAAGGAAACACTTTCCGGAGTGTGACCCGGCGTGTGGATCACATCGAATCGAATGTTACCCACCATGAAGTGATCTCCATGATGGAGAAGTTGATGGGAGTATTCGCTCGCAAACTGGTATTTCCAATCAGCCGGTCCTTCGTCGGAAAGATGTAGCTTGGCACCAATCCGCTCGGCGAGTTCGCGGGCCCCAGACACATAGTCGGCGTGAATGTGCGTCTCTGCGACGTCGGTCAGCTTCAGACCTTCTTGCTTGGCGGCGTCTAGATAAGGTTGAATATCGCGGCCCGGATCAATCACCACGGCCACTTTGGCTCGTTGGCAACCAACCATATACGACGCATGAGCGAGTGTCTTGTCGTAGAAGTATTTCAGCAACATCGTAAAGTTCCTTATCTTTACAGCAACGTTGATTTCACAATGACAAAGGCCGCCACCAGCACGACCGCCGTGGCAAACACTTTTTGAAGCGTTGGGCCCTTCAGGCGTTTCGCCAGCAAACCGCCCAAGTACATGCCGGTAAATCCACCGACCAGGAATTCGAGAGTTAAAGCGAAGGGGAATTCATTCCGACCAACAAAGTGCGAAAGCACTCCACTTGCGCTAATTAGCACGATGACAAACAGCGAAGTCGCGATGGCTCGATGAATATGCATTCCACTGAAAAGGACGAGCGCCGGGACAATCACAAATCCACCACCCACACCAAACAGACCTGATAGTACGCCGGTGGCCAGTCCGGTAAGGATCAGTAACCGAGCACACTTCGAGGTAAAGATCAGCTCTCCGTTTTCATTACGTTGGCAGGTTGACCGTTCGCGGGTTGAATCAGGCTCGCAGATTGCTTGTGGGGTGGCCGGGGACTTCGATTTCTGCCACATCCGAAACGCCACGATGAACATCAACACAGCAAAACATGCCAACAAAACATCGCCTGGCAGAAATTTGGAGAGGTACGAACCGATCGGTGCACCGAGCATTCCAGAAACGGCGAATAGAAGGCCGGTTCTTAGTTCGACTTCCCTGCGCAGCAATCGGGGCAACGCACCTGAGATGGCCGTGCCACCGACTGCCGCCAAAGATATGCCGACCGCCTCACGCGGTGCGACCCCCAGCCCGTAAACCAACAGTGGCACGGCAAACACACCACCTCCGCCCCCGGTCAACCCAAGAGCAAACCCCACAATGCATCCAAACAAGATTGCCAGGGCGGCGGCCATTTGCTCAGCCTTTCGTTTCCGCAATTAAAGGAGCGGGTAACCTGACCCATGCAACTCGTCACCTCACAAGATGACGATACATGAAGCCAAAAAAGGAGACCGAATTATTCGATCCGTTTCTCCAAACTAGAGACGTAATGCCTCGTGTTTGACCGATTTCAGCTGAATTCGAAGTGAACTACGCTCACCTCTATTCATTTATATCGTGATCTCACGATATGTCAAACACATTTTCCAAGGCAGACCAATCGCTATGCGGTATCCCGCGAAAACACCTGAGTCACGTCGGCCATAACTGGAGCATCTTGTTCCCACCGAAGTCCACCGATTCAGTCTGCGAAGGGTCAAGCTATAGCTGAGCCGATGTATACGCGCATCGTGATCGAACCATTGCCTTGAGTTAGAGACGGCTGACTTCAACACTCACAGAAAAAGTGGCCCGCAACTCGGCACTAGCGGCGAGCCGAGTCACGGGCAACAGGGGGGTCCGTGTCAAGGAACCCAGCAACAATCATCAAAGGCGAGGATGCGTGCTGGTCGACTTGCGTCAACACATATTGATGTGAACGTCAGCGACGCGTGTAACGAAATCAACAGATTCTCCCAGGGAGGATTCTAGCGATTCTCCAATCCTGAATAGCGATTGAAGCACACTCGGAAGTAGCTTCTAAACCCCAATGCGAGATCACGTCGCGGATAGTGACACGAATATTCTCACCAAGCGGCGACATGGCACACATAAGATCGCGAATCATTCGATCTAAGACGTTGCGAATACCTTTTGAGACGAACGCAAATCGGCTTGTTGAGAAAACTATCCGATGTCTATTCATAGCGTTAATAAGACTCAAGTCAGTGACTTTTAGATCGAGCAAACATTGCGCCGATCGATCTGCCCTGCGTACAGTACGTGTGCAAGCTCATGGCAGCGATCTCGAATACTCATTCGGCCGTCGTTTACAATCTGCCCCAAACATAAGCCAACCCAAGGACTTAGTAATGAAGAAGCGGCGTCGCTGGAATCCAATCTTCAGGATGCTTTGTCTTCGCTATTCGACGCAGGTAAAGGTCACCCCGATCCGGAAACTGTAAAAGAAACCGTTTGCAATGTGTTTGCTATGTACGGACTGGATGCCGCCAGTTGGCTAATACCCGTAGTCCCGGCGGCGGACGACCTCCTGGTGGAATTCCTGCAACAACTGAAAGCGAAAGCTCTTTGGAAATGGAATCCGACGCGACTCTCTTCGAGACATTGCAAGATTTACTTTCGCAGCTATCGGGAAGCGAAGATTCTGAAACGGTCCATAAAACCTCAGACCTTCTGGTCTGGGGACTGCTTGGAGTTGATGAAGAGGCGTAGCTTACCGCGAAAACCAAACAAATTGATGTGCTTTTGCTAGAATAGTTAGACGTCTTTCCTGGCGTTCTGTGTACCTGCGAGACAATTTCTGAACCCATTAGCGAAGTAGATCACTCGTGACGAATTCGGACGTAACGCAAATCTTGGGAGCTCTAGAGCGTGGCGAAGCACACGCTAGTGATCATCTGCTTCCGCTTGTTTACGAAGAACTCCGCAAGTTGGCAGCTGCCAAGATGTCTCACGAAAAGGTTGAGCATACGCTTCAGCCTACCGCACTGGTCCACGAAGCCTACATGAGACTGGTCGGCGGAGGGGGAAGCTGGGAAAATCGCGGCCACTTTTTCGCCGCGGCAGCCGAGGCTATGCGGCGTATTCTGATTGAAGAAGCACGCCGACGAGCAAGCTTGAAGCGAGGCGGCAATCACACGATCGTCGCATTACAGGAGGACTTGCTATGGAAGTCAAAGGACGAGAATGAGTCGCTCTTAGCGTTAGACGAGGCCCTTACCCGCCTCGAAAAGGCGGATCCGGATTCTTACAAGCTAGTGATGTTGCGTTACTTCAGCGGCCTCACCGTAGATGAAGCGGCTCAATCTCTGGGAATCTCATCACGAACCGCGAAGCGATATTGGAGCTTTGCCCGTGCTTGGCTTCAGCGAGAAATCGAACGACAGTAACCGTTTCCAAGTATTTGGCACTCTCTTCGCGCAGATTTCGCATATCCTAAGAGTAAGGACCGTCGCGCTTCATCCGTAGGGTGCGAGCATGCTCGTGGATCGCACCCTACGGCCTCGGTTCACCTCAATTCCATCCTGTTGAATCCTGAGTGAAAACGCCCCCATGTCGTTTGATCGGGAAAAATCGATCTTTCTTTCCGCGCTCGATCTTCCGTTCGGAGCCGAGCGGGATGCATTTATCGAAGCGGAATGTAAAGGGGATTCCCAACTACGGGCAGCCGTAAACGAACTTCTGTCCGCTCACGATCGATCAATGAACGTGCTTGATCATCAAACACCCCAACGCAGGGCGCTTCAGGGACAGGTAAAATCGGCCGCCGAAGCGATTGCGCAGAATGCAACTTGGGATCGCGGAAGTGACGGTAGCGGTATTCCACGCGAAGGTGACGACAACGCGTTCATCGGAAACTATGTCTTACTGGAAAAGCTGGGCGAAGGAGGCTTTGGCCAGGTTTACGTGGCCGAGCAGCGTCATCCGGTGCGGCGTCGTGTGGCGATCA
This window harbors:
- a CDS encoding DsrE family protein, whose product is MFRLLVAALVISSVGWCSSVDAQGFRGGRGGGPGGGPGRGPGGGHGPDARQAEDMEVFHYLLENHTKIERTVKELPNGVETLTESDDPKVAAKIKEHVHWMEVRIEKTNPIRRRDPLFAEIFRHTDKIKMNVEKTKSGVKVTETSDDPYVVKLIQAHAMVVSKFVNDGFQEAMKNHPVPGKDGAVKTETVFPAIQGHGGVYQLPTATQQPRPGTKIMVDVTASSDPDKLNPAIEKVARYVNIYAGAGKEKVDANIALVFHGGATLDVLNEAVYNAEFKTEKNPNLELLRDLHHAGVEMYVCGQTLSAKGKSPDDVVVFVDTAVSAFTASVNLQADGYAYVPLAK
- a CDS encoding bacterioferritin, which gives rise to MSKSKSIENLQAALSMELTACHQYQLHAAVMDDWGLDLLAARMREEMHEELGHSEKYLERILFLKGDPQMTLQKTPKRAETLTDVFESDLADEKEAIEFYTKASQQAAADSDIGTRSLFESIVLDEEGHMSWLELQLDLIKRMGESAYIAKHMSSPSAG
- a CDS encoding FAD/NAD(P)-binding oxidoreductase, with the protein product MSHHQILIVGGGTAGITVAARLHNADPSLDIAVIEPSEKHYYQPLWTLVGGGIFRPEESGRNEVDVIPYGVKWIKDAVVAFQPNENQLTTRDGTTISYEYLVVAPGIQINWDKVKGLKESVGKDGVCSNYSINTVGSTWKFIRALKEGTALFTQPAGAVKCGGAPQKICYLAEDHFRLTGVRDKIHVMFTTAGPRLFAVEKYREVLEKVAARKGVDTRFRHNLTEVRSASKEAIYRHMDTDEEIVIKYDMIHVTPPMGAPDFVANSELASEAGWVDVDKYSLQHTRFSNVFSLGDASSLPTSKTGAAIRKQAPVLVKNLLAEMHHEPLTASYDGYTSCPVVTGYDSLVLAEFDYDGQPAETFPFDQGQERFSMLMLKKFGLPALYWHGMLKGRA
- a CDS encoding DUF1641 domain-containing protein, yielding MSDVQTSERSMTVADRLNQPETQEMLHRLLDRAEDLDKMLAMTGEVPNLLAIATDLFDSLARQAAEEGIDLQQRVADVLSIVKQLTEPRNMKALQVLANHLPKIQQAVEMSDELPNLAAIATDVIDEWARDLKKDGIDLEQSLKNGLHAALYLGGQIQRDELDRLGYLLRSDVLSEFSVETVGLAGSALSSCRQGSCEHPVPERMGLFGLLGASRDPSTQRALAFAVQFGKCFGTLLEQHHPKACPTTTPSKS
- a CDS encoding MBL fold metallo-hydrolase codes for the protein MLLKYFYDKTLAHASYMVGCQRAKVAVVIDPGRDIQPYLDAAKQEGLKLTDVAETHIHADYVSGARELAERIGAKLHLSDEGPADWKYQFASEYSHQLLHHGDHFMVGNIRFDVIHTPGHTPESVSFVLTDQGGGANKPMGIFTGDFVFVNSVGRPDLLEKAAGIMDTARAGAKDLFISLEKFKELPDYLQVWPAHGAGSACGKGLGAIPSSTVGYEKLFNPGLQYTDEAEFVDYILADQPETPTYFAVMKRVNKEGPRVLGEGAMVPQVEASTITDATTKGTVVDLAPSSVFAQGHVPGTINIPSNMLGAWAGWLVDYDRPTYLIGEKDQIDQAAMILSKIGVEDIREYVLREDVKSAGLLTETYESMEASELADALSNGSVELIDVRTDAEWNAGHIADATHHFLGSLPKSSQEISSDQKVVVQCRSGARSAIGVSVLQAAGLKNVINLKGGYTAWTSAGLPTVQTDTVNVS
- a CDS encoding sulfite exporter TauE/SafE family protein, translated to MAAALAILFGCIVGFALGLTGGGGGVFAVPLLVYGLGVAPREAVGISLAAVGGTAISGALPRLLRREVELRTGLLFAVSGMLGAPIGSYLSKFLPGDVLLACFAVLMFIVAFRMWQKSKSPATPQAICEPDSTRERSTCQRNENGELIFTSKCARLLILTGLATGVLSGLFGVGGGFVIVPALVLFSGMHIHRAIATSLFVIVLISASGVLSHFVGRNEFPFALTLEFLVGGFTGMYLGGLLAKRLKGPTLQKVFATAVVLVAAFVIVKSTLL
- a CDS encoding ECF-type sigma factor, with protein sequence MTNSDVTQILGALERGEAHASDHLLPLVYEELRKLAAAKMSHEKVEHTLQPTALVHEAYMRLVGGGGSWENRGHFFAAAAEAMRRILIEEARRRASLKRGGNHTIVALQEDLLWKSKDENESLLALDEALTRLEKADPDSYKLVMLRYFSGLTVDEAAQSLGISSRTAKRYWSFARAWLQREIERQ